The following DNA comes from Hordeum vulgare subsp. vulgare chromosome 3H, MorexV3_pseudomolecules_assembly, whole genome shotgun sequence.
GCGACCGATCAGTATCTGCGGACATGCCCAGACGCGTCCGCCAGAGTTTGAGGAGCGGGATTTGAGGGGTCTGAATGTACATGTTGTAAGCCTTGCGGAGGAAATGACCGAGGCGAAGGCGGCTGATGCGGCGACGCGGGCGGGCGCAGAGGAGGAAGCCATCCGCGCCCGCATTTCCCGAGAATCGAAGCGAGATCACCCATGTCCCGATGGGTGGATCCATCAACCGGACCTGCGGACTTCGAGACCCACCGGGAACGGTCTGCCTGTTGTGGGAATGAGAGGATAAGGGTCACCGAGGCCTATCTCACGAAGGAAATGGCGGAGGCGGTTGATGCGCCGGCACGGACGGTCGCGGAGGAGGAAGCCATCCGCGCCCGCATTTTGAAGAAACGAGAGCGACGGAACACGCGTGCCCTCGCCCACAACAGAATCGGGCAGTCCGTGAAATTGCACGGTTGCcaacgaaggaggagaaggagctgagAGGCGGCGAGAACAGCTCCGACGATAAGCAGATTCGGCTCGATCTGTACTGCGTCTTCGACCGGTACTTACACGACAAGGATGACAAGGGTAGCTGTATATGATTTCCACCATAACCAAACATGTCAAATTTTGGTAGTTCGATGACATGTTTAGCAATGACGGAATAGTCGAACGACGTGTGCTCCTCCACGTAGTAGTTGTATGGATTGTATGGAATTTAAGATATATGAAAGTTATAATGTTAAAATGTAGACTGTATTATTTAAGACGGGACCAGTAACTGTTTCTTCACAGACATTGGACGAGTTGGATTTGACGGGTCGTGTGTAGATGCTGTAAGACTACTGGCCGTCGGGCTCTATGACCATCTTTGCCTATCTAGCTGAGCTATGGCTGCAGCTACTCGTCAGTCAAGCCACATTATTTTTCAACTACTGTCCAATCAAATCGTCCGGAGAATCGGGGCATCATTAGTTCAGCAGCCCGGCTTTTATTACCTGCTCCTGCTGTCTTCGTCTTCTCCCCCTCTTCAAACGGTCCAGAGTGGTTGAGAATGCAGGCTGCTGGCGCCAGTGCTAGTTCGGAGGAAAGGAGCAGGGCCTCGCCGTCGGCCATGGAGAAGGGCGGCGACCAGAGCGCCAAGAAGGCGAggctggagctggagctggccAAAGGCCCGGTGAAGGGAGAGATGGTCGTGCTCGAGCCGGCGGAACAGAGCACGACGATGGATGTCTGCGTGATGATGGACGTCGCCGTGCTCCGCTGCCCCATCTGCAACCGCCCCTTCAAGCCCCCCGTCTTCCAGGTCCAGCATTCTACTTTCCTCTTGCGTCGCGTGCGTTCACCTGGTAAAGGTTCCTTGACGTCGTGGTGGTGTGGTGTTCGATCTGCGCATGCAGTGCAGCGGCGGGCACCTGGCATGCGCCCAATGCCGCGGCGAGCGCCCGGGGAGCCAGTGGCAGTGCCAGAGGTGCGAGCGCGGCGGCTGCTTCGACGTCCGCAACGCGGCGATGGACGCCGTCGTCTCCTCGGCCAGGGTCGAGTGCCCGCACGACGGCTGCGCGCTCTACGTCACCTACCACAAGCTTGACGACCACAGGctcgcgtgcccgcgcgcgccctgCAAGTGCGCGGTCCCCGGCTGCAGCTTCGACGGCCCGCCGCCGGCGCTGCTCGGCCACctcagctccgtccactccgtgcCCGCGCACAGGGTGCAGTACGGCATGGTGCTCCACCTGCAGGTGCCAGTGGCAGAACCGCGGCGCCTGCTACTGGGGGAGGAGGACGGCGGTGCGTTCCTCGTCGTCGGCGGCTCGGTCGGCCTGGGCGCGCCCATCGCCGTCTCTGTGGTGTGCATCAGAGCGGGGGCGTTCCCGCTGCCGCACTACGAGGCCAAGCTCTGGGCAAACGGCGGGTCCGACACTGTCCATGCGGACTTCCAGGTGACGAGCAGCAAGGAGCCCGGCGCGGTCGCCATGGAGGAGCTGACCTTCTTGACGGTTCCGCCCAAGCTGCTGGCCGGAGCTGGGCCGGCCAGGACGGTGTCTCTCCACATTCGCATAGACAAGATCGCCTCCTGATGGATGCCACTAATCAGCCCTGAGTCTTCTGGTTTAGTTTGGTTTGGTTTAGTTTAGCTTAGCTTGGGAAGGGTGTGGTTGCATTTTGGTGGCAATGCAGCGATTACTTTCACATCAGATAAGTACTTGTTAAATTTGATTGTATTTTTCTCTCTCAACTCAAAACCAAGGCAAGTGATTGAACAAAAAAAGCTAAGGACGAACCACCACTCTTCTTCATTTTTCTGACATGTGTGAAACCATCTCATCCTGATTTCTAAAGAAAAATTCTAGCGTTTCTCTCATGAGATTTAATGCCAAAATAATATGTGCAAGTCGTAGGATTTGAACTCAGGTTGTTTGATTTGGTCCGCTCCTCTTCATTTTTCTTGTCTACGCGTGTGGTTTTTCCTGCCCGATCCTGATATCTAATTATTCTTTTTCTGCCATTTTTCTCTCATAGGATTTAATGCAAAAATAATGTGTGTGGGTTGTAGGATTTGAATTCGGGTTATTTGATTCGGTGAAGCTTCAACAAACTAGCCAACTATCCCAGTAGCGATTGTTGTACATATGGACGAAAAAGTGTTTTCCCTTTTTATATTAGCATAAAGGAACCAATCAATACCGCACAAACTAgcctaaaagaaaaaaagaaagaaaaaaaagaaacaaatgccGACACCGACAGATCAATGAAGCGAAGATGATCGATAACCGTTGCATCCTCCGGAGAAGTACCACCGCGTTCCCAGCACTCCGAGGCGTCGCGTACCAAGCAACACATTCAAAAAGAAATGCAATGACGACGTAGATGTTGCCCGGACTAGTACTAGGTTTCCCCCGGTGCACAGAACATAGCGGGGGAGGGGCATACCCGACGCCCTTCAAGACAGCCTCCCCCGTGAACCCGGAGCTGACGGGACGCGACGACAGCCGCACTGTCGCGAGGAGGGGGGAGGTCCATCGTCGCCAGCGCAGCGCGGACAGGGCCTAGCGGACCATGTCGGTGACAGCGGGAGGGGTGAGCGATGGGGAGGGGGTCGGAGAAGGGGGGGTCTAGGGGTTCACCCGTCGCCCGCGAGGGGGAGGGGCGAGTTAGCGAACGACTCGACTGTCGAACTTCTAAGCTAGTAAGCTATATATTCGATTGTTGCACATATTGAAGGTGATCCAGCTATTTTAGACTACACCAAACGTAATGTGATTTTTTAGCTTCCACTTTTAAGAGCAAAATGTGCTAGAGATGGGAATTGAACCATTGACCTCATGTGAGAGTACTTAGTTGAATCAAATGAACAAGGAAACTTTTGTGTATGTCTTTCAATTGGGAGCTTATTTGTGTGTACGCAAGCCGATCCACATGACTAGCCTGCCGTGGGCTAGTCATGCTAAACTAACCATGCTACTCGTTCTAAATTTACCATGCTACTCATGCCGTAGTTATAAAGGCGCTCATTCTCTATCTGCCTATTCATGCTGAAGTTACCATGTTGCTAATCCTTAAATTATCATGTTACTCATCATACATTTATGAGGATGGCCATACTATAGTTACCAACATATCAATTATGTAGGTACCAGGTTACTCATGCTAAAGATACcaagctactcatgctataggtacCAGACTGGTCGTGCTAAGACTAATCATGTTGACATTACTAGGCTAATTATGCTTTAGTTATCACGCTCCTTGTGTTGTAGGTATCATGCTACTCGTGTTGCAGTTACCATGGTGCCCATGCTATAATTACCAACATAGTGATTATGTAGTTATCAACATCACACAAATTTAGTTACGAGTTGCACATGCCACAAATTGCTCAATGTGTTAGGTGATATTCACCACCATAGTAATCATGCAGTTACATTCGTGTTTGAGGCGAGATCTAATTTTGAATTCAATAACTATCCACAAGTAATACGATAACATACCTCGAGGGCCTAATCACATAGTGATAATGGGTCCGTGTATGTTTTGATGGAATGTGTTTAGAGAAGCTAATGTATGTTTTCCCGAGAGCGGTGTTTTGGTTCCCGGGAGTATATGCTCCCGTGTATAACTGGGCGGGTCTAAAAAAAACCGTGGTACAAAACTCAGGCCCGATCCCGGCCTGGCCCGACCGTCAGGCCTATTTTTTGGGCCCGAGCTTGAAGAAGCCCGGCCCGACATAGGCATAGAGTTGGGTTTTTTCAGGTCCGAGCCCGGCCCGGTAAGCCCGACGGGCTCAAAATCTAGGCCGAGCCCGACCCGTGGGCAAGGTCGGGTTGGGCTTTTTTGGGCCGGGTCAGGTCGGACCGACCAGGCTAGGTATACTCCTGGGTGAACAGCAACGCAAAGAATATAACAAATATTTTCGAAAAATTCTGAATTTCTTTTAGATGATTGTATTAGTGTCGCAAGCATGCGTAACAATTTTCGTGCAACAAGGAGCAGCGGTGTTTCGttggaaaaaataataatttggAATGACATTTTAGGGTAACTTTTGGTGTTCGATTTTTTTTGCACAAGCAGAAATGTTTAATCTTCTTGTCTCGAAATTTGCATGTAGCATTTGAATGTGACTAAGTATATAAATAATTtttgtcttgattttttttcattttaaacTTTTTTTGACCCCACCTGTGCGGATCAACTCTAGCAGCCGGGAAGAGAGCAAAGAAAATATTGTGTAGTAGTAAAATGGACAATCTTCCCACCCTATTCATTTCTGGCATAAGGCTTGGCATACTCATGTTCATTCCATCTACATTCTTGTAGCCTGCTGTGTGGATTTGTGTGCTCGGCAACCACTTTTATAAAAAGGGAATTGTCGTTGATCTCTACATCAAAATAATGCATGCGTCTAtatgcaggggggggggggggggggcagttcaATCCATGGATATTCAGTTGAATACCCACAATTTTTGTCAAATAAATTTGCAtatactagcaaaatggcccatgcgttgcaacgggagaaaaaaaaacttaatcttcaatgatgatgaccacattatgttcacacatcatcgcttgattttgaaattttgtgcacaaatgcaagaaaatgtttcttcttttaaatttattcacaagttgaagcaatctttacattttcaaaaaaaatatcatggttgttAAAAATCTTGGTAACGTAAATAATTATTCTTTTCaagattttttaaaaaaaacatacaataataatccaatccatccaacagttaattcttcaaaaatcaCACGGGTATATTTTCCCAAAcacttagaagcattaatattTAACTACATAAATTAGATCTTTCataaacaattttacaaatatgacaacaattttaaaatcgagaacattttttacaatttacaaacatttactaaaaatagtgaatattttttatatttcaaacgggtttaaatattttcttttgaattgtcgaccaattctagaaaagacgaacataatttttgatgttggaggattttactaTAAAGTCACAAAtatttttgaaacgcatgaagtttttctgaataaacaaacattttcataagtcagtaatatatttattaaattcacggacattgtttcggaatttgcaaaaaaaaacggcgccttttttgaatccacgaacattttatgttttcgtcaacattttaattcaaaattcctattttttaatatgcaaatgcttttgtaattctaaattatttaaattagaagtaaacaaaaatggaacggaaaaatttaaataaaaaaagaaactatcaaaacaggcattagctatttttaaatttttttaggacattttttaaatgcattaacatattttgaattagaaagcattttgttaaatgcttttaataatttttaatacatggagtttgatttgaaatcatgggcttttcttattttacaaacattttttcaaacttgcaaacattttattgtgtatgcgagcattttttacaaaaactccgagctgtttttgaagtcacaaacattttattttttaaaatatgttgatttaGAATTTTAAGTTTATTAAAAGTTTAAAGGTTACTTGAAGTTCTatattatttaaaatagaaaaataaaatgaaactaaagataaataaataaacggaactaaaaaactggcgcctgtgcatgggccggcccatacggtgtgctggatattctcccagggtgcagagcgtaatataggaggtttttacatagACCGGCCCCGTCcgagatttttcgctttgtgaaacgttttctattacttaccggtagCATGGTGGGTAATTATGCAAAATTCAGGAGCAATTTTCATGACATATCACAGAAGCAATAGGTGATTTATTAATAATAAGTAAAGATAAAGCATGTACCATGTACTCCTTGtgttcctaaatacttgttgttgagGAGAACTAAACTAATTCTCTCTAATAACAAGTATTATGgtatggagggagtattatattaAAAAGACAATATCTACAAAGAATAACAGGTTGCATACGCTTTTCAGCCTAATGGAATAGTCAGCCCCCTTCCCGTTTTCTCCCCTCCCGCTCAACATGGCCTAGTGGCCCAGTTATCTTTTACTCCCTTCGTTttcaaatataagtctttttagatgtttcactaaaagactacatacacatgtgtatagacatactttagagtgtacattcacttattttgttccttatgtagtcttctagtgaaatctctaaaaagacttatatttaggaacgaagggagtacatagTAGTCAGTCAGTCCCAACCCAAGTGAAAACTCTGTAGTGGACGTGgggtcacttgcacgatcgaccgATCGCACGAACCACCGCTTCCACACTCCGGAAATTGCGTTTGGAGGCCGAGCTTCATGAAGGCCTTTAAATTTAaaattcaaatttcatgaaaattcacattttcatagttcaaaaaattctgaaaaacaatACGGAGACAAGTGAAGGCTTAACACACATGTgtataaattttcagaaaaaatacAATGAAATGAGGGCTGTATAAAAAGGACAAATCTGAGGTTTTTttacacatgatactattcatcgtTTCAGGCCatgaatttttcttttttgtgcagatcatattttaaagtatttcatcctaaaattttacacacatacacataacatccttctttacttgcatattttttagatatttttgaaaccaaaaagtttgaattttgaattttctAAAAAATTCAGCCTCCATGGAGGCCTAGCTCCAAACGTCTGTTCTCTTCCACACTCCCAGTTCTCATCGCTAGCACGTCACACGGCGGTAGGGGCATCAGGCACAGTGCAGCACCGGCACACGACGATGCCGCTCATACATCCGGCGTGGAGATTGAGTCGAGGCGTTGTCGCGTCGACCTCGTTCGTCAGTCAACACATCGACTTTTTCAGACACGTTTTACAAATTTTCTCAATCTATTGTGAAGACGTTAGGGCCGTTTGGATTAATTCTTAGATTGTTGTCTCCGATTCAATCTATGGAAGTGCTTCATAGTTGTTTGTTGGTCAAATGTTTTTTATTTTGAAGACATGGGCTTTAGTACTATCGATTGTACCCTCCATTTTATCAAATGACACCACTTCGATTTGTTATAAATAATTTATCCTTTCATttatttagaaaaggaggatgaccccgatCTCTGCATCTGGGGATGCATGCgatcattttattgattattctcgaggactTTACAAAGTAGTACAACAATATGCCTCAATCTGCCGCTACTtccatccatatgatgaaggggtgcaagctgggccaaatacccagacctctcacctaagcctaacatctaaagccagaGGCCCGAACAAGCCACATACCAggtccggggcacaaaccggtctggggcactcacatgtgtcgccgCTACCATCTTCCACCTGTTCATCTTCAGAGCAGATTGAGGTGCCACCCTTGGCAGGTGCCTCCTCCATtgacgccaccatgacgccaaacgacgacctcctcctacgcgagtccatctccaagcagcggacacagatccatgctaggatagggccgcaccaccgaCGTCATCCAccacccacaagccacccagccccaaggttcccaaagcggcgtcttcaagaagggaacgatgCCGTGAGCGCCGTCGCTGCCCAACAAAGTTTGGGCTTTCGCCCGAGAGACCTAGGGAAAcgggaagtgaggggatcagtccatacctAGGGgaaggtggggtggacctcgtgcgTCCGACCGCGATCCGACAACCACGAACCgaagaagtggctaggtgggttaatGCGTTGTGTAAATGGGCtaagtagggatgagagggaaatgatgTGGCCTGTGACAGagtttttttaaaacaccgaacgtccacaattaaaccggctatagtgccgctatataataaacggtacggttatcaaacgaactccgattgcgacgaaaattggcaggtggTCTACCTACACTttattaagaccgcacgtcaagtttcgacccaatccgagaatattttccagacaattttaaaaacaatattttatcgatgttgcgggtgcgtgcgtgtgtggttggcctCAAAACGGTCAAGGACGAACACAGAAagaactggcaactaataacggatgcatgtttgaAAACTAACGGCAACGTAGTACTAatacaatgcagatgatgcgcatgatgcgatgatgaatgcgacaaccaaaggaatcacaccgtgaGAATGGAATAAAAGAGGAATTTTCtgaagcgtcggtctcgggttacCACAACGCAGTTCGTGGCCATGTAAGCTAGCTTTTCATATGTCTCTTTCCAAGAATCGGTCCACCAAGCTGGCTGCTAGCTAGCAATCCTCATACTATTAATCCAATCTTGTTTTTCTATGTCTAAATATGATGTCTCCTCTTGATTCTCCTTATCCATCTAGATGCCCTAAGGCATCAAACTTTCTCTTCCAATACTTTTTGAGAAAAAAACATATGCATAATCACTTGAAGAGCTAATTTCAGGTAGGATAATTGAGTACATAATATGAAAAATTCATAACAAATCCAAACAAAAATCAATCAATAAATACATTTTTTTTGCATAGTAGATAATTTAGTGCGTGAGGTATGCTATAAATTTCAGTTTATTTGGACATATGAGTAGCTGTCAGCAGAAAAGACAAATTGGATCAGAACAATACATGAACATCAAACTTTTTACATACCCCAAATTTATCTTTTTTTGCCGAGGACTACTCAAATATCCAATTGATCAGAAATTTGGAGCGCACCTCCCGCACCAAATTCTCCACCATAAAAAAAtggatttttctgaatttttctagtatttgttttgattttttttatgtaTCATAGGTGCACATGAGCCTGGTCAAAGAATCGCTGCTGTGTGTAGTCATGTATTTTTTTGACCTTGTCATATTTTTCTCTTGGTTTCGTATGAGATACAATAAGAAATATTAGAACGTTTGATAGTTCATGTCATTGATAAACAAGAGATTGGTAAGGCTTTACTACGTAACTAAATGTGATTACTAGTTGTATGTGTTGGCTGTCGTATGTTGTGAGATAGTATGGCAGTATTGGTGTATATTGTATGACAAACCTTGGATCTAAATCATATAGTTGATTTTGAATGTTCAAGATCTACGCCATGTTTGTTTGTGAAAAGGTAATCATACTAAATTAATTATTGCCTAGCTGCTTTTAAGACTAATTAACGCGTCGTTAAGATCACATGTTGCACACAGTTTGAACAGTACAAATGTAAGCAATGACCCCTCACAGTGCACATAATTTTCTGGATCTAATTATATGTGATGGCATTTACATCACACACATAGTCTTTTCTTTTCAATCGTGTGCGATGTCTCACGCATTACATATAATTTTCATGAAATAACCGCATGCGATGTTAATTCAAATCGCACACAGTTTTCATGTTGAATTATGCGAGCCACAAGTTCCACGACTAACCACGCAATTCATAAGGAAGTAAGCTCTTGTATTTCTTTACAAAGGGAGGGAGTGCTCACTATTGTAGATGTAAAATCTCGTAAGGTCGAATCCCACGTTGTAAATTTTGTAAAGCAACAACAAAACGGAGGATCATCAAAAGTGTACGGTACATACTCCTATGTGCAGTCCTCTAGTAAGTAACGTTGAGCTGCTTCAGTGTTTGAACAGTCAAAGCGCTCAGCTGTACAATCCTCTGGTGCCATCTCGAATTATTGTCCGGCTTCTTTCCGTTTTGGGATGCTCTGCTGGTCCGCAATGGCCGCCATGGCTCCTTTTGCGTTCCTCTTTTCCCACTTTTTCACCGTCTAACCAACACTCTGCGGGCAGAAATA
Coding sequences within:
- the LOC123439228 gene encoding putative E3 ubiquitin-protein ligase SINA-like 6 yields the protein MQAAGASASSEERSRASPSAMEKGGDQSAKKARLELELAKGPVKGEMVVLEPAEQSTTMDVCVMMDVAVLRCPICNRPFKPPVFQCSGGHLACAQCRGERPGSQWQCQRCERGGCFDVRNAAMDAVVSSARVECPHDGCALYVTYHKLDDHRLACPRAPCKCAVPGCSFDGPPPALLGHLSSVHSVPAHRVQYGMVLHLQVPVAEPRRLLLGEEDGGAFLVVGGSVGLGAPIAVSVVCIRAGAFPLPHYEAKLWANGGSDTVHADFQVTSSKEPGAVAMEELTFLTVPPKLLAGAGPARTVSLHIRIDKIAS